The following coding sequences are from one Kallotenue papyrolyticum window:
- a CDS encoding ATP-dependent helicase, which translates to MTLYPELNPEQRAAVLAPIGPVLVRAGAGSGKTRVLTLRIRHLIVEHGVAPASILAVTFTNKAATELRQRLQQLLGGRARGLTSGTFHSIGLRILRESIAGRLKGYTRDFSIYGEEEQRQLAQHALESWRGRAPIALEPDHLLSRISRLKSRLISPQLAARMAGADAQAAYIAALYDTYQRALRRHNAIDFDDCIVLPYRLLSEDPELLEAYQQRWRHVLVDEYQDTDRAQHGLVRLLTAAPPRSLFVVGDAQQSIYGFRNADHTIITQFQQDFPDARVIELVTNYRSRQQVLDAAHAVIRHARAIHVLPLRAAQGPGLPGSVIKIQEHRDGRDEAEWLARQVSGLIGQGRQPREIAVLFRTRHMSRGLEQAMRHARVPYLVRGTTGFYDRRVVRDLLAYLRAIANPGDSLSLARIINLPPRGIGGATLEQFTANAARYGLPPGEALFDPRCYAGLKPAAITALQTFAAMLRGWRERAARGYPPAHLIADVRQQSGYEEWVRSSLPEAERADALSHLQELQTAAEEHETLAAFLQEIALLTAVDDRADERDAVHLLTIHAAKGLEWPIVFVVGLEEGTLPHARALDDAEGIEEERRLCYVAITRAREQLWLSWAAGRQRGVSAKRSRFLDEIIAYGQERARSQARGS; encoded by the coding sequence GTGACGCTCTACCCTGAGCTCAATCCCGAACAACGCGCCGCGGTGTTGGCGCCGATCGGGCCGGTGCTGGTGCGCGCCGGCGCCGGTAGCGGCAAGACCCGCGTGCTGACCCTGCGCATTCGCCATCTGATCGTCGAGCATGGCGTCGCGCCCGCCTCGATCCTGGCGGTAACCTTCACCAACAAGGCCGCCACCGAGCTGCGCCAGCGGCTGCAGCAGTTGCTTGGCGGGCGCGCGCGGGGCCTGACCAGTGGCACGTTTCACAGCATCGGCCTGCGCATCCTGCGCGAGTCGATCGCCGGACGGCTCAAGGGCTATACCCGCGATTTCTCGATCTACGGCGAGGAAGAGCAGCGCCAGTTGGCGCAACACGCCCTGGAGAGCTGGCGGGGACGCGCGCCGATCGCCCTGGAGCCGGATCACCTGCTGAGCCGCATTTCGCGCCTCAAGAGCCGGCTGATCTCGCCACAGCTTGCCGCACGCATGGCCGGCGCCGACGCGCAGGCGGCCTACATCGCTGCGCTGTACGATACCTACCAGCGCGCGTTGCGCCGTCACAACGCGATCGACTTCGATGACTGCATTGTGCTGCCCTACCGGCTGCTCAGCGAGGATCCGGAGTTGCTGGAGGCGTATCAGCAGCGCTGGCGGCATGTGCTGGTGGACGAGTATCAGGATACCGATCGCGCGCAGCACGGCCTGGTGCGACTGTTGACCGCCGCGCCGCCGCGCTCGCTGTTCGTAGTCGGCGACGCGCAGCAGAGCATCTATGGCTTTCGCAACGCCGACCACACCATCATCACGCAGTTTCAGCAGGATTTTCCCGATGCGCGCGTGATCGAGCTGGTGACCAACTACCGCTCGCGCCAGCAGGTGCTGGACGCCGCGCACGCGGTGATCCGCCATGCGCGCGCGATCCATGTGCTGCCCTTGCGCGCGGCGCAGGGTCCTGGGCTGCCCGGCAGTGTGATCAAGATCCAGGAGCACCGCGATGGCCGCGACGAGGCTGAATGGCTCGCGCGGCAGGTCAGTGGGCTGATCGGGCAGGGCCGTCAGCCGCGCGAGATCGCCGTGCTCTTTCGGACGCGGCACATGAGTCGCGGGCTAGAGCAGGCCATGCGCCACGCGCGTGTGCCCTACCTGGTGCGCGGCACGACCGGCTTCTACGACCGCCGTGTGGTGCGCGACCTGCTGGCCTACCTGCGCGCTATCGCCAATCCTGGCGACAGCCTTTCGCTGGCGCGCATCATCAACCTGCCGCCGCGCGGCATCGGCGGCGCGACCCTGGAGCAGTTCACCGCCAACGCGGCGCGCTACGGGTTGCCGCCGGGCGAGGCGCTCTTCGATCCGCGCTGCTACGCCGGTCTCAAGCCCGCAGCGATCACAGCGCTGCAGACCTTCGCCGCCATGCTGCGCGGTTGGCGCGAGCGCGCGGCGCGGGGCTATCCGCCGGCGCACCTGATCGCCGATGTGCGTCAGCAGAGCGGCTACGAAGAGTGGGTGCGTAGCAGCCTGCCCGAAGCGGAGCGCGCCGATGCGTTGAGCCACCTGCAGGAGCTGCAGACCGCTGCCGAAGAGCACGAGACGCTCGCCGCATTTTTACAGGAGATCGCGCTGCTGACCGCGGTCGATGATCGCGCCGACGAGCGCGACGCGGTGCATCTGCTGACGATCCACGCCGCCAAAGGGCTGGAATGGCCGATCGTCTTTGTGGTTGGGCTGGAAGAGGGCACGCTGCCGCATGCGCGCGCGCTCGATGACGCCGAGGGCATCGAAGAGGAGCGGCGGCTGTGCTACGTGGCCATCACGCGCGCCAGGGAACAGCTCTGGCTCTCGTGGGCGGCAGGTCGCCAGCGTGGCGTCAGCGCCAAACGCTCGCGCTTTCTGGACGAGATCATTGCGTACGGGCAGGAACGTGCACGCAGCCAGGCACGTGGGTCGTAG
- the trpA gene encoding tryptophan synthase subunit alpha yields the protein MTRIATTWERLRAAGRRALILYLTVGFPERDSALELVPRLLAAGADMIELGVPFSDPLAEGPTIQAATQRALANGITVRACIETVRTLRAQGIAAPLLLMGYLNPMLRYGVERFCQDAQAAGVDGLIFPDLPPEESGELQAACDRHGLDLIQFVAPTSTPERIAHVTEHASGFIYCVSVTGVTGARATLPPDLPDFLARVRRRTQTPLAVGFGISRPEHARNVAAIADGVIVGSALIDQIARGGDVEGFVRELRAAIDDVTTPPPA from the coding sequence ATGACTCGCATCGCCACCACCTGGGAGCGGCTGCGCGCCGCAGGACGGCGCGCCCTGATCCTGTACCTAACGGTCGGTTTTCCGGAACGCGACTCGGCGCTGGAGTTGGTGCCCCGGCTGCTGGCCGCGGGCGCGGACATGATCGAGCTGGGCGTGCCCTTCTCCGATCCGCTGGCCGAAGGACCGACGATTCAGGCCGCCACCCAGCGCGCCCTGGCCAACGGCATCACCGTGCGCGCCTGCATCGAAACGGTACGCACGCTACGCGCGCAGGGCATCGCCGCGCCGTTGCTGCTGATGGGCTACCTCAACCCCATGCTGCGCTACGGCGTCGAGCGCTTCTGCCAGGATGCGCAGGCCGCGGGCGTGGACGGGCTGATCTTCCCCGATCTGCCGCCGGAGGAATCGGGCGAGCTGCAGGCCGCCTGTGATCGGCACGGCCTCGACCTGATTCAATTCGTCGCGCCGACCTCCACGCCGGAGCGCATCGCGCACGTCACGGAGCACGCCAGTGGCTTCATCTACTGCGTCTCGGTCACGGGCGTCACCGGCGCGCGCGCCACGCTGCCCCCCGATCTGCCGGACTTTCTGGCGCGGGTGCGCCGGCGCACGCAAACGCCGCTGGCGGTCGGCTTCGGCATTTCCAGGCCGGAGCATGCGCGCAACGTCGCCGCCATCGCCGATGGGGTGATCGTCGGCTCGGCGCTGATCGACCAGATCGCGCGCGGCGGCGATGTAGAAGGCTTTGTGCGCGAGCTGCGCGCGGCGATCGATGACGTAACGACGCCACCACCAGCCTGA
- a CDS encoding glycerol-3-phosphate acyltransferase, with translation MPLVPILLTVSYLLGAIPFAVIVVRRLRGVHIQQVGSGNAGALNSLRTAGLAAGVSVALLDALKAALAMLLGRLALGPEAAALCGAATVAGHCFSPYLIVGMRRARGGGWKHWLRRSGGKGLASGMAVLLLLDWRLAGLTLLIFGAAFALLRRDETWPTIIAVSLTPLLVWWLTASRSLTFATLIVGIVIIIKHLPDVREGFWVGGPAPGNEEPSRTP, from the coding sequence ATGCCGCTTGTGCCGATCCTGCTCACCGTCAGCTACCTGCTGGGAGCGATCCCCTTCGCGGTGATCGTGGTGCGTCGCCTGCGCGGCGTGCACATTCAGCAGGTCGGTAGCGGCAACGCCGGGGCGCTCAACTCGCTGCGCACGGCAGGTCTGGCCGCGGGCGTGAGCGTGGCGCTGCTGGACGCGCTCAAGGCGGCACTAGCGATGCTGCTCGGACGCCTAGCGCTGGGACCGGAGGCGGCAGCGCTGTGCGGCGCGGCAACCGTGGCCGGCCACTGTTTCTCGCCCTACCTGATCGTCGGCATGCGCCGCGCACGGGGCGGCGGCTGGAAACACTGGCTGCGGCGCAGCGGTGGCAAGGGCCTGGCCTCCGGCATGGCCGTGCTACTGCTGCTCGACTGGCGACTGGCCGGGCTGACGCTGCTGATCTTCGGCGCGGCCTTCGCCCTGCTACGCCGTGACGAAACCTGGCCCACGATCATCGCCGTGAGTCTGACGCCGCTGCTGGTCTGGTGGCTGACCGCCAGTCGCAGCCTCACGTTCGCGACGCTGATCGTCGGCATTGTGATCATCATCAAGCATCTACCGGATGTACGCGAGGGCTTCTGGGTCGGTGGGCCGGCCCCCGGCAACGAGGAACCCTCGCGCACACCGTAG
- a CDS encoding S1 family peptidase — MNRLRSVGWLIIGLLFALMVGPALAVTDGEPDGDRHPYVGLMVAQDANRTPLWRCSGTLIAPRLFLTAGHCTEAPAAHIEIWFAADVTDAKAHNYPFTGDVGGTPYTHPQYNPNAFYLYDLGVVVLDEAVEMEQYGALPQLNQLDALATRRGQQDVTFTAVGYGLQQSFPDAASWKNSALRIRMVAYPHLIQINGGIVGDSSLLLSNNAHTGGTCFGDSGGPNFIGNTNVIAGVTSFGLNGTCAGTGGVYRVDRADDLNWLYDEFGAYLKEK; from the coding sequence ATGAACCGGTTGCGAAGCGTTGGTTGGCTGATCATTGGGCTGCTCTTCGCGCTGATGGTGGGGCCCGCGCTAGCGGTGACCGATGGCGAGCCCGACGGCGACCGTCATCCCTACGTCGGCCTGATGGTGGCGCAGGACGCCAACCGCACGCCGCTGTGGCGCTGCAGCGGCACGCTGATCGCGCCGCGTCTGTTTCTGACCGCCGGTCACTGCACGGAAGCGCCGGCGGCCCACATCGAGATCTGGTTCGCTGCCGACGTGACCGATGCCAAAGCCCACAACTATCCCTTCACGGGCGATGTCGGCGGCACGCCCTACACCCACCCGCAGTACAACCCCAACGCCTTCTACCTCTACGACCTGGGTGTAGTGGTGCTGGACGAAGCGGTGGAGATGGAGCAGTACGGCGCGCTGCCGCAGCTGAACCAGTTGGATGCGCTGGCCACACGCCGCGGGCAGCAGGACGTGACCTTCACCGCGGTGGGCTACGGCCTGCAGCAGAGCTTCCCCGACGCCGCTTCCTGGAAGAATAGCGCGCTGCGCATTCGCATGGTCGCCTATCCGCACCTGATCCAGATCAACGGCGGTATCGTGGGCGACTCATCGCTGCTGCTCTCCAACAACGCCCATACCGGCGGCACCTGCTTTGGCGACTCCGGCGGTCCGAACTTCATCGGCAACACCAACGTGATCGCCGGCGTCACCTCCTTCGGCCTGAACGGCACCTGTGCCGGCACCGGCGGCGTCTATCGCGTCGATCGCGCGGATGACCTGAACTGGCTCTACGACGAGTTCGGCGCGTACCTCAAGGAGAAGTAG
- a CDS encoding S8 family peptidase, whose protein sequence is MSTSFKRLLAPIFVLVLALALAQPAGAQNGVEEVTPLTPAPSAESGQMRDETPRLWFVELTSPPAVNGTDPAQLRQEKNAFRGNAQRAGLRYRERFAFDTLFNGFSLQVEPGQLPTLSQIPGVKAIYPVVEVARPVAQPTNDPELATALAMTGADVAQSELGYTGRGIRVAIMDTGIDYDHPDLGGDGVDRENSPVFPTRRVVAGYDFVGDAFNADPSSPAYNPTPQPDPYPDDCGNAGHGTHVAGIVGANGRVKGVAPDVVFGAYRVFGCAGSTTADIMIAAMERALADRMQVLNMSIGSAFMTWPQYPTAAAADRLVDRGMVVVASIGNSGANGLYSAGAPGVGNKVIGVASFDNTHVSLRTFTISPDNAPIGYAPASGAPEPPTSGSLPMARTGTPTTTNDACNPLPAGSLSGKAVLIRRGTCTFHTKALNAQNAGAAAVVLYNNVPGRFSATVAGTPAITIPVVSISDAEGLLINNRLAAGDVTLTWTSQTGRFVNPTGGLISSFSSFGLNAELTLKPDIGAPGGLINSTYPLKQGGYATISGTSMSSPHVAGTVALLLQAKPRTPAAQVRNLLQNTAEPKPWWGNPGLGFLENVHRQGAGMVQIDDAILATTTVEPGKLSLGESEAGPRSVTLTLTNRGTAPVTYALSHAPALSTGPNTNTVSYLTGFATVTFSTESVTVPAGGTATVQATISANPSLPDRSLYGGYLVFTPQGGGQTLRVPYAGFKGDYQSIQVLTPTANGFPWLAKLNGPSYVNQPNGATFTLQNGDIPYFLVHFEHQARLLQMEVFEAASGKPVHPVHNTILREEYLPRNSTSTGFFAFAWDGTRYFNNGNDKTKDLPDGSYIVKLSVLKALGDPDNPAHWESWTSPVITIDRP, encoded by the coding sequence ATGTCCACCTCGTTCAAACGCTTGCTCGCCCCGATCTTCGTACTGGTCCTGGCGCTGGCGCTGGCGCAGCCAGCCGGCGCGCAGAATGGCGTTGAAGAAGTCACGCCACTCACCCCGGCGCCATCTGCCGAAAGCGGGCAGATGCGCGATGAAACACCGCGGCTCTGGTTTGTCGAACTGACCAGTCCGCCGGCGGTCAACGGCACCGATCCGGCGCAACTGCGTCAGGAGAAGAACGCCTTCCGCGGCAACGCCCAGCGTGCCGGCCTGCGCTATCGCGAACGCTTTGCCTTCGACACGCTGTTCAACGGCTTCTCGCTGCAGGTCGAGCCCGGCCAATTGCCCACGCTGTCGCAGATCCCAGGGGTCAAAGCGATCTATCCGGTGGTCGAAGTGGCGCGGCCCGTGGCCCAGCCGACCAACGATCCCGAGCTGGCCACTGCGCTGGCGATGACCGGCGCGGATGTAGCGCAGTCGGAGCTGGGCTACACCGGCCGGGGCATCCGCGTGGCGATCATGGACACCGGCATCGACTATGACCATCCCGACCTGGGCGGCGATGGCGTTGATCGCGAGAACAGTCCGGTCTTCCCCACCCGCCGCGTCGTCGCCGGCTATGACTTCGTCGGCGACGCCTTCAACGCCGATCCCAGCTCGCCGGCCTACAACCCCACCCCGCAGCCCGACCCGTATCCGGATGACTGTGGGAATGCCGGCCACGGCACGCATGTCGCCGGCATTGTGGGCGCGAACGGCAGGGTCAAGGGCGTGGCGCCGGACGTCGTCTTCGGCGCGTACCGCGTCTTCGGCTGCGCCGGCTCGACGACCGCCGACATCATGATCGCGGCGATGGAGCGCGCGCTGGCCGACCGCATGCAGGTGCTCAACATGAGCATCGGCTCGGCCTTTATGACCTGGCCGCAGTATCCCACAGCCGCCGCCGCCGATCGCCTGGTTGACCGGGGCATGGTCGTGGTGGCCTCGATCGGCAACAGCGGCGCGAATGGGCTGTACTCGGCGGGCGCGCCCGGCGTTGGCAACAAAGTCATCGGCGTCGCTTCGTTCGACAACACCCACGTCTCGCTGCGCACCTTCACGATCTCGCCCGACAACGCGCCGATCGGCTATGCGCCGGCCAGTGGCGCACCCGAACCGCCTACCTCGGGTAGTCTGCCCATGGCACGCACCGGCACACCCACCACGACGAACGATGCCTGCAACCCGCTGCCGGCCGGCAGCCTGAGCGGCAAGGCGGTGCTGATCCGGCGCGGCACCTGCACCTTCCACACCAAGGCGCTGAATGCCCAGAATGCGGGCGCCGCGGCGGTGGTGCTGTATAACAACGTGCCCGGACGCTTCAGCGCCACGGTCGCCGGAACGCCGGCGATCACCATTCCGGTGGTGAGCATCTCCGACGCCGAGGGCCTCCTGATCAACAATCGGCTGGCGGCCGGTGACGTCACACTGACCTGGACGAGCCAGACCGGACGCTTCGTCAACCCGACCGGCGGCCTGATCTCGTCGTTCAGCTCCTTCGGCCTGAACGCTGAGCTGACGCTCAAGCCCGACATCGGCGCGCCGGGCGGCCTGATCAACTCGACCTATCCGCTCAAGCAGGGCGGCTACGCCACCATCAGCGGCACCTCGATGTCATCGCCGCATGTTGCCGGCACAGTGGCGCTGTTGCTGCAGGCCAAGCCGCGCACGCCGGCCGCGCAGGTGCGCAACCTGCTGCAGAACACCGCCGAGCCGAAACCGTGGTGGGGCAATCCCGGCCTGGGCTTCCTGGAGAATGTCCACCGGCAGGGCGCCGGCATGGTGCAGATCGATGACGCGATCCTGGCGACCACCACCGTCGAGCCGGGCAAACTCTCGCTGGGCGAGAGCGAAGCCGGACCGCGCAGCGTGACGTTGACGCTCACCAATCGCGGCACAGCGCCGGTGACCTATGCGCTGTCGCACGCGCCCGCGCTTTCGACCGGCCCCAACACCAATACGGTCAGCTACCTGACCGGCTTCGCCACCGTGACCTTCAGCACCGAGAGCGTGACGGTGCCCGCGGGCGGTACGGCGACGGTCCAGGCGACCATCAGTGCCAATCCGTCGCTGCCGGATCGCAGCCTGTACGGCGGCTACCTGGTCTTCACGCCCCAGGGCGGTGGTCAGACGCTGCGCGTGCCCTACGCCGGCTTCAAGGGCGATTACCAGTCGATCCAGGTGCTCACACCAACCGCGAACGGCTTCCCCTGGCTGGCCAAGCTGAACGGCCCGTCGTACGTCAACCAGCCCAACGGCGCCACCTTCACCCTGCAGAACGGCGACATTCCCTACTTCCTGGTGCACTTTGAACACCAGGCGCGCCTGCTGCAGATGGAGGTCTTTGAGGCAGCCAGCGGTAAGCCGGTCCACCCCGTGCACAACACGATCCTGCGCGAGGAATACCTGCCGCGCAACAGCACTAGCACCGGCTTCTTCGCCTTTGCCTGGGACGGCACGCGCTACTTCAACAACGGCAACGACAAGACCAAGGACCTGCCCGACGGCAGCTACATCGTCAAACTGTCGGTGTTGAAGGCGCTCGGCGATCCCGACAATCCGGCCCACTGGGAGAGCTGGACCTCACCAGTGATCACCATCGACCGTCCATAA
- a CDS encoding bifunctional 5,10-methylenetetrahydrofolate dehydrogenase/5,10-methenyltetrahydrofolate cyclohydrolase has product MPLILDGRRVAAQLRDELHGELLELQRAHGLTPRLAVVRAGEDPASVWYARAIERACRQVGIAFELRQLAADAPQALIEQEIATLNADPATHGIMVQMPLPAGIDAQAVITALDPRKDVDGQHPLNLGRLLQGVPALLPNTPAGGLELLRRYDIPIAGRRAVVVGRSTVVGKPLALLLLQEHATVTIAHSRTPELAALTREADILAVAVGRPGLITGAMIKPGATVLDFGINETADGQVVGDVDDASAAEVAGAITPVPGGTGPVTNMLLLRNVLQAARLQLG; this is encoded by the coding sequence ATGCCGCTGATTCTTGACGGTCGTCGTGTAGCCGCGCAGTTGCGCGACGAGCTGCACGGCGAGCTGCTGGAGCTGCAGCGCGCGCATGGCCTCACGCCACGGCTGGCGGTGGTGCGCGCGGGCGAGGATCCGGCCTCGGTCTGGTATGCGCGCGCGATCGAGCGCGCTTGCCGCCAGGTGGGGATTGCCTTTGAGCTGCGCCAGCTCGCCGCCGACGCGCCCCAGGCGCTGATCGAGCAGGAGATCGCCACGCTGAACGCCGATCCGGCCACACACGGCATCATGGTGCAGATGCCGCTGCCGGCGGGGATCGATGCGCAGGCGGTGATCACTGCGCTCGATCCGCGCAAGGATGTCGATGGGCAGCATCCGCTCAATCTGGGTCGCCTGCTGCAGGGCGTGCCCGCGCTGCTGCCGAACACGCCCGCCGGCGGCCTGGAGCTGCTGCGGCGCTACGACATCCCGATCGCGGGCCGGCGCGCCGTGGTGGTGGGGCGCTCCACGGTGGTCGGCAAGCCGCTGGCGCTGCTGCTGTTGCAGGAACACGCCACGGTGACGATCGCCCACTCGCGCACGCCAGAGCTGGCCGCCCTGACGCGCGAGGCCGACATTCTAGCGGTGGCGGTGGGACGACCCGGCCTGATCACCGGCGCGATGATCAAGCCGGGTGCAACCGTGCTCGACTTTGGCATCAACGAAACCGCCGACGGACAGGTCGTCGGCGATGTGGACGACGCCAGCGCAGCAGAGGTGGCCGGCGCGATCACGCCGGTGCCGGGTGGCACCGGGCCGGTCACCAACATGCTGCTGCTGCGCAACGTGCTGCAAGCCGCGCGGCTGCAGCTCGGCTAG
- a CDS encoding STAS domain-containing protein yields MAFLDDTLEVTTRRHGDVTVIDINGDVTTFADAKITEAYTAATNAGAQKLVLNFHHSNYINSAGIAILIRIVTSCGRNGQKLAMSGLNDHFQKIFRMVGLSQYADIYETEEQAVAALSSA; encoded by the coding sequence ATGGCTTTTCTGGATGACACGCTGGAAGTGACGACACGGCGTCATGGCGATGTGACGGTCATCGACATCAACGGCGACGTCACCACCTTTGCCGACGCCAAGATCACCGAAGCCTATACTGCGGCGACCAATGCCGGGGCCCAAAAGCTGGTGCTCAACTTCCACCACAGCAACTACATCAACAGCGCCGGCATCGCCATCCTGATCCGCATCGTCACCAGTTGCGGACGCAACGGCCAGAAGCTGGCGATGAGCGGTCTCAACGATCACTTTCAGAAGATCTTCCGCATGGTCGGCCTGTCGCAGTACGCCGACATCTACGAGACCGAGGAGCAGGCCGTCGCGGCGTTGAGCAGCGCCTAG
- a CDS encoding ATP-binding protein: MRRSRSSNPASGRPIELRLPSRLGYEKVAMDTVAAVAQRMGFRQERIDGLRTAVAEAITNAIEHGNRGLRQAEVHVLIQICGAALVVCVRDQAYRAFDRDYGRERPEIERAFRGEDVGLGMWLIRQFVDEVEFTAAPNGGNEVRMVLHRTQATEES, from the coding sequence ATGCGGCGCTCCCGCTCATCCAACCCCGCGTCTGGTCGGCCCATCGAGCTGCGTTTGCCCAGCCGCCTGGGCTACGAAAAGGTTGCCATGGATACGGTGGCAGCGGTGGCGCAGCGCATGGGCTTTCGCCAGGAGCGCATCGACGGTCTGCGCACAGCGGTGGCGGAAGCCATCACCAACGCGATCGAGCACGGCAATCGCGGGCTGCGCCAAGCCGAGGTGCATGTGCTGATTCAGATCTGCGGCGCGGCGCTGGTGGTCTGCGTCCGCGATCAGGCCTATCGTGCCTTCGACCGCGACTACGGTCGCGAGCGACCGGAGATCGAGCGCGCCTTTCGCGGCGAAGACGTGGGGTTGGGCATGTGGCTGATCCGCCAGTTCGTGGATGAAGTTGAGTTCACGGCTGCGCCCAACGGCGGCAACGAAGTGCGCATGGTGCTCCACCGCACACAGGCAACCGAAGAATCATGA
- a CDS encoding acyl-CoA carboxylase subunit beta, translating into MTQTTQQKIEELRRRRAQAETTDPAAAAKQHARGKQTARERIHALLDPGSFVELDAFAVHRSHNFGLDRQHPLGDGVITGHGTIDGRPVCIFSQDFTVFGGSLGEVFAEKIVKVMDLALRMGVPCIGINDSGGARIQEGVVALGGYAEIFYRNVLASGVIPQISIIAGPCAGGAVYSPAMTDFILMVKNTSQMFITGPEVIRSVTGEEVGFEELGGALTHNTRSGVAHLAAENEAECFEQTRTLLSFLPANNMEDPPALPPSDDPERMDESLQSLIPDSPKKPYDMKQVIESVLDDGFFFEIQPLYAQNLVIGFGRLDGHVVGVVGNQPLALAGTLDIDASVKGARFVRFCDAFNIPLITFVDVPGFLPGTQQEYGGIIRHGAKLLYAYCEATVPKLTVITRKAYGGAYDVMASKHIRADFNFAWPTAEIAVMGPDAAVKIIFRRELANAADPQARLAELVEDYQQRFANPYVAAERGYIDQVIEPRETRPALIKALRLARTKRQTLPPRKHGNIPL; encoded by the coding sequence GTGACTCAGACAACTCAGCAAAAAATCGAAGAACTGCGCCGGCGGCGCGCCCAGGCCGAAACCACTGATCCGGCGGCCGCCGCCAAACAGCATGCCCGCGGCAAGCAGACCGCGCGCGAACGGATCCATGCCCTGCTCGATCCCGGCTCGTTTGTGGAACTGGACGCCTTTGCGGTGCACCGCTCGCACAACTTCGGCCTGGATCGGCAACATCCCCTGGGCGACGGCGTGATCACCGGCCACGGCACGATCGACGGTCGCCCGGTTTGCATCTTCTCGCAGGACTTCACCGTCTTCGGCGGATCGCTTGGCGAGGTCTTCGCCGAAAAGATCGTCAAGGTGATGGATCTGGCCCTGCGCATGGGCGTGCCCTGCATCGGCATCAACGATTCGGGCGGCGCGCGCATTCAGGAGGGCGTGGTGGCCCTGGGCGGCTATGCCGAGATCTTCTATCGCAACGTGCTGGCCTCAGGCGTGATCCCGCAGATCTCGATCATCGCCGGGCCATGCGCCGGCGGCGCAGTCTATTCTCCGGCCATGACCGATTTCATCCTGATGGTCAAAAACACCTCGCAGATGTTTATCACCGGCCCGGAGGTAATCCGCAGCGTCACCGGCGAGGAGGTCGGCTTCGAGGAGCTGGGCGGCGCGCTGACGCACAACACGCGCTCCGGCGTGGCGCATCTGGCCGCCGAAAACGAAGCCGAGTGCTTCGAGCAGACGCGCACGCTGCTCAGCTTTCTGCCCGCCAACAACATGGAGGATCCGCCGGCGCTCCCGCCCAGCGACGATCCCGAGCGCATGGATGAATCGTTACAAAGTCTGATCCCCGACTCGCCCAAGAAACCATATGATATGAAGCAGGTGATCGAGAGCGTGCTGGACGACGGTTTTTTCTTTGAGATCCAGCCGCTGTACGCCCAGAACCTGGTGATCGGGTTCGGCCGCCTGGATGGTCACGTCGTTGGAGTGGTGGGCAATCAGCCGCTGGCCCTGGCGGGCACCCTGGATATCGATGCCTCGGTCAAGGGCGCGCGCTTCGTGCGCTTTTGCGATGCGTTCAATATCCCGTTGATCACCTTTGTGGACGTACCCGGCTTTCTGCCCGGCACGCAGCAGGAATACGGCGGCATCATCCGCCACGGCGCCAAGCTGCTGTACGCCTACTGCGAGGCGACCGTGCCCAAGCTCACGGTGATCACGCGCAAAGCGTATGGCGGCGCCTACGACGTGATGGCATCCAAGCATATTCGCGCCGATTTCAACTTTGCCTGGCCCACGGCGGAGATTGCCGTGATGGGACCGGACGCGGCGGTCAAGATCATTTTCCGGCGCGAGCTGGCCAATGCCGCCGATCCGCAGGCACGGCTGGCGGAATTGGTCGAAGACTATCAGCAGCGCTTCGCCAATCCGTACGTTGCCGCCGAACGCGGCTATATCGATCAGGTGATCGAGCCGCGCGAAACACGACCGGCGCTGATCAAAGCGCTACGCCTGGCGCGCACCAAACGCCAAACACTGCCGCCGCGCAAACATGGCAACATTCCGCTCTGA